The DNA segment TTGTCGTATAGACTCAAGATATCTCGTACATTTTATTGAAAATATAACAGTAAGCGGATATAACAGGATCAATATGCATGTTTGCATATGCAGGTACCTTTTCTCGGAAAGGATGAGAAGGTATGAAAAAAACAATTATGTTAAGCCTGGCAGTATTGCTGCTTTTTGGCTGCAGTGTGAAAGAAGAACAGAAGGAAAACTACAGCGATGAAATGAAAATAACACACGCAGTTGATTTATCGAAAGAAGACGGAGCGGATAGCGTAGAGCGTGATGGTGATCAAAAGGAATCTCCATATTTTAAGCATCCTGATTTCTATAATATGAAATCAACTAGTACCTTAACACTGCTTCCTAAATTCAAAACGATTCAACAGACAAGTGAATGGAGCTGCGGTGTAGATTCTGCGCTTATGGTATTGCAATACTATGGAAAGCTTGGTGAGTATAATGAGGAAACGCTTGCGCAATTTCGTACCAATAAGCTGAAAAGTGAAGCAACCTCACTGAAATCCATGATACAGATTTTTGAAGGAGTTGGCGGATTCAAAATTCATTCTACGTATGATTACAAAGAAAGTGAATATGAAAAAATCAGTCTTTCCATGATTCAGGATTATCTGAAAAAAGGCATACCTGTTATGGTAGCATGGAATGACTGGGGCGGACATTGGCAGGTTATCATCGGTTACGATACCATGGGAACAGAAACTACACAGGATGACGTGCTGATTGTGGCAGATTCCTATGATACAACGGATCATAATCAGGATGGCTATGGAATTTATCCGGCAGAGCGTTTTTATTATAATTGGACAATGTATGATTTCTTTACGGAAAATTATGGTGTTGCTGAACGTGACAAGCTGTTTATTGCAGTTGAACCGGAGGTATAGCGGTGGTATGTTAAATTTCAAAGTACATTTTGAAGGAAGCCTTGAAGTACAGGCGATGGCATTAAAGAATGGTAGGCGCTGCCCACCCATGGTGTGATGGATATCGTGATTACTATGGAAACAGTATATACAATCCCAGATCTGTAAGCAATGCCTTGTCCGATGGGTTATGTCAGAGTTATTGGACAGCAACAGGGTTGATGGATGAAACCAGCTGGTATATCAGCAATAATGTGGAAGCAGTGCGTGATGATGTCGTAGAGATGGTAGCTGGAAATGCGGTAAGAATACGGTTTCAGGAATACTACGGAGCGGAACGGATGCAGCTTCGTACCCGTTCAGACATACTGAGTGCAATGGTGGTGTATGGATTTCTCACGTACTAGGCTATAAGCCCGCCTATGGTGTCATGGTTATTTACGTATACCCAATAAAGAGCTTATGCTGAAGTTTGCCCAGGCTCTGCAAAAGAAAAATATGGGATATGTGTACCGTATGGCAATTCGCAGTGATGAAATGCTGGATGCAACTCTGGAAATGAATACCTCAGCCATGGAACAAATATGAGAGGAAACACATGATGTAGAAATACCATTATTACAATATAACAATGAGGACAGTCTTTCCTGTGTAGTAACATTGGTATACCTGAATGCCAGAGATACGTATCGCATTGAACGTGAAGAAAAAACAGGAAAAGGGTATGCGGACTTCATATTTCATCCGCAGCGTGAAGGCGATCCGGCAATTATATTGGAATTAAAAAAAGACAGTTCACCGCAGGCCGCACTGAAACAGATACATGAAAAAAACTATTTGCAGAAGGTGAAGGACTGTGAACAGATACTGCTTGCAGGTATCACATATGACAGCAGGACGAAAAAGCATCATGTTTGCATGGAATGTATAAAGCGTGATGATTAGAAGGCAAATTTATAATACCTAAAATGATCTTTCTGCACATAAATGCACAAAATAACAAAAAAGACAGAAGCATGAACCTGTACAGTTTGCAGGCATGGATTCTGTCCTTTGCTTTTTGAATGCTTACTATTGAACAAGTTATAGATTATATAAAGTCTTTTTATAAATAAACTACCTCGCTGCAAGCAATGAGGTAGTTTATTTTGAATTATTTGTTGTAGGATTCTTTTTATGCTGTTAGTATTTCATCATTTCTGATTATTTCGACTATTTTCTATTTTATAAAAATCATTTTATGCAGATGCAGAGAATAAATATATGTTTGAACGGAATGGTCTGGATATAAAATCTGCATTGCTTTTTTATACATCGCCAGTTGCCCCTTATAGCGCTTTCGGAATTCCTGATCGTCGTTTAAAGAGTCTGTTTTAAAATCTATGATCGTGATGCTCTCTTCCTGAAAGCTCACAAAATCCATGTATCCGTGTAATATCTGCGCTTCATCCTTTACCATGAACGGCATTTCATGATGTACATTCCCTGTGCATGCCTGCAAATAATCAGAATCCTTTCCCAGCTGTAAAAGAGTCTGTATATCCCATTTCTTTAAATCCATGCTCAAATCAGCTGCGGTAGTTATAATATCATCACGATTCCAAGGGGGTGTAGCGAGTCTTTCAATCATTTTATGCATCATAGTACCATATATACTTCCCTGTGTAGCTTCATCAAATGTGAAGGCTGGCAATTCCCGTGTTTCCTGTGCGGATGCAGTTACCAGCTCGATGGTGCCGGAAGGCTTTTCATATACCTTAAAAGGATGATATGCAGCTTTTTCCACACTCTGTACCTCACTCTGCCATAAACGGTGCACTTCCTTGATTGTGAAAAGCGGGCTTGGGTTACAGAGGAAGGTCTGCAGAATCCATGAGGTGTAGCCATTGCGGTTGTAGACACCTGACATACTCAGCGGATGGCGGTAGGTATCCAGATCCAGAATACAATCCACAATATGCATCTGTGTCTGTGCACGCGTCGTAGCCACATACAGAATCCGCATTTCTTCCTCCAGCTCTTCCTTGTCTTTCTTATGCTCCATGGCAATTCTCGCAACTGTAGTTCGAACGTATCGCTTTGGTAAATCCATCGCCTTCATAGCAAGACCAAGCTCGGAATCACTGATACAGAAGTCCTTAAATTCAATCGGCGTTTGTTTATCTGTAGACCACAGGAACACTACCGGAAACTGAAGACCTTTAGACTGATGAATGCTCATAACACGAACAACATCTGCCTCACTGCCGATGGGAATTGCTTCGGCTGTCTGTGCGTCCTTGATCTGTTCGATTTGGGAAAGGAATGAGGATAAGCCTGTGGCGTACTGGTCTTCAAATTGAACAGCCTTTTCAAACAACAGATCCAGGTTGGTTTTTTCCTGAATTGTCGTATGGAGCCGGTAGTAATCCTTCAGCTCATACAGCTGGTTTATCAGCTCACTGATACGGAGCTTATTGCCTTGGTGAACGAATTCCTGTAATTGTTCAAAGCCTGGAAACGGATGCTCACAATACCAGGAGTAATAAGACTGTCCTTTTTCCTTCTGCAGCTTTGCTTCTGCCAGATCCATGGTTGATTTCTGAAACAGTGGCGAAAGAAGAGTTGCGGTAAAGCTGATGTCGTCGTGCGGATGAAGAATACATTTCATTGCGGATAAAATCACCTGTACGGCATTTGATTGATAGAAGCCGTATTTTATATCAATAAAATATGGGATGTTTAATTCATCAAATATCTTCTTCATATCATCCTTACGGGCGTTTCCGCGCACAAGAACGACAAAGTCCTTCCATTTCCGCTGTTCCCGTTCCCTGATTTCCAGAATCTGATTGGCGATATAGCTGGCCTTCAGCTCATTTTTAGAAACGATCAGTCCTTCTGCCTCCTTGATTTCATTATGGAATACTGCATGGAAGCAGATTGGAACATTTCCTTCCAGCTGGGCAGGAACACCAGTTTCCACATCGTCCTCCTTCGCATAGCTGCAGGAAAAACCGTCGATGTTCATCAGCTGCTTAAATAAATCATTATTGAAATCTACAATCATTTTCTTGGAACGGTAATTGTTGGACAGATAAATGACCTCATCATAAACACCGCGATGATCAATCAGTCCTTTCATCAAGGCTGGCTTGGCATGGCGGAAGCCATATATAGACTGCTTGATATCACCGACACGAAATACATTATTCTTTCTGCAGATCAGCATAACAAGCTGATTTTGCACATCGTTGCTGTCCTGAAATTCATCAACCATGATTTCCACAAATTTATCACGGTATAGATCGGCAACCTGACCGCCCTTTGCCTGTAGTATCTCCAGAGCGAAATGCTCCATATCATCAAAATCTATGACCTTATGCTCCTCCTTTGTACGGGCATAGACACTGCGGTAATCCTGGCACATTTCCACCAGCTTTTTCACATACGGATACAGATAGCGGATATCCCGCATAAATTCATCCTCACTGAACAGGATATCCAGCTGTGCATCCTCCAATCCCAGCAGACCTTTGCGCAGACGCGCATATTCCTTGTCCTCTTTATCCGGACTGGGCGGTACTACGGCATGTACGATGGCGAGAAAGGCAGTGCGGTATGCCTGATAATCCTGCTGCTGCAATGCATCCTTCAAATCCTTTACAGCCAATAGCTTCTGTTCCACAATGGCATGCTTTTTTACCTGATCGTCATATTTCAGACGGTATAGCTCATCTATTCGGGTAAGTGTTTCCTCATAGCGTGATGCTTCCACATGGAGATATTCAAAGAAATTTTCATAGACTTCCTTTGGCAACTCCTCCAGCAGCTTCTTATCACGGTAATTCTCTGCCAGAGAATCCAGCCACTCGTTTGGATTGGATTTGCTGGAAGCTAATACAGCCAGATTCATAATCATAGAGCGTAGTGCATCATCGTTCTCCGCTCTGGCCGAAAACATTTGACACAGCTGTAAAAAGACGGGATCCTGCAGCTGGTATTGTTTTGCGAAGGCTTCCTCCAGTGCCTGCTGCTGAAACAGAACCATGGTTCCATTATCCATAATGCTTTTGATACGCTGGGGGTCCAGTCCAAGAATATAATAATATTCCTGAATAATGGAAAGACAGAAGGAGTGAATCGTTGATATATGTGCTGTTTGAATACTCGTCAGCTGGCGTGTGATATATGCCTTTTCATCCTCTGTCTGTGCGGTAAGCATAGCACTTTGCAGCTCAGTAGCAAGACGCTTTTTCATTTCATTGGCAGCAGCCTCCGTAAAGGTCATGGCAAGAATGGAGTCAATGGAAACATGATCCTTCATAACCAGATCCATGAGGCGGGCAATCAGTACCGTTGTCTTTCCACTACCGGCGGATGCGGAAACCAGGATATTGCGCTCCTTTGTCTGAATTGCCTTTAACTGCATGGGATTCCATTCAGGCATCCTCATCACTTCCTTTCGCTTGCTGGTAGATATCATCCTCTACCTCTACCAGCTGTGTTTTTTCTGCATATATGCCTTTAAAGCGGCATATTTCGTAATAGCTGCAAAACATGCAGGCTTCTTCCATCGGCATACAGCGAATGTCACCGTTCAGTATCCTGTTACCGATGAGCTGATACATCTGTGTAAAATAGCGTTCTATGCTGGAAAGCTCATACAGCTTGCGGGCCTTTACAGCACCTTCCTTATTTTGTGTGACACCAACGATATGCGTGCCATTGTCATCCAGTGCCTGAATTTCATGATCCATTACCCATCCGTTTAAGCGGTGTGACTTATAGCGTACCTCCTCATATTCCTCCTTGCTGGAAGGCATATGGGTTACCGGCTTGCGCCGGGACAGCTTTCCTGCGGTATACGGAATATTTTCATTTTTTAATGATACATAGAAGGCGCCCAAAACACGTTTTTGAAACTCTTTACTACAGACGATGGCATAGGTCAGCAGCTGTAATTGCAGGGCTGCGAATACATTGGTCTGGGATAGCGTCTTAGCAGAGCTTTTGTAATCGAGAATACACAGAAATTCATCGGATGTATCAATGCGGTCGATATAGCCCTTTAATGCCAGATTAACCTTCTCGTTTAACGGTATCTGATAATGAAATTCCTTTTCGCTTTGATAAGGGGACAGCAGGGAATGCTGCTCATATTCATCTAAGAGTGATAATGTCTGTGTCATAGATGTCAGAATACGCTGTGCGACATTTTCCAGCTTTTTCTCCAGAGAAGGAAATACATCCTGCATAACCGTAATCTCCTTCATGAGGATTTCCTCAATTTTTTCCTCTGCAACCCTTGTATATTCCTTGCCGTATTCCTCGGTAAATGTTTCCAGAAGATAATGGGACAGCGTACCGGCATAGGAGTCAGGGAAACCGACCTTCATCGGTTCGCGCAGGGACAGGCCATAGCGCAGAAAATAGGAGAAGGGACACTTTACGTAACGTTCCAGAGCAGATATGGAGCCGTGAATATTGCCGTCTCTCACAAACAAAGCTTCTGCCATAGCAGGTGACAGCGTTATGTTGGTAGAAACTGGTTCATAGCTTCCATACAGCGGATAGGGGCTGGATTTTGCTTTTGGATCATGCAGCAGCTTTCTTACAAATTCCTCTATTTCCAGTGCAGCCTCCATTCCTTTTCCCTCATAGGTTCCTAGCGGATAGGAAACGTAAATATGAGGGGCGGCATACAGCTGTGCAGATATCTGTTCCAGATAAAACTGGTAGCGCTGTTCCATGGTAGGATACGTGCTGATAAATGCATGATAATTTTCGTCAAAAATCCCTTTTTTCGTTTGAAAAGCAGGATAGTCCTTTTGTGTACAGCCAAGAAGAAACTGGTGCTCTCTGCAGAAGGGAGCTTGCCGCAAATCGGATACGATAACACCCTTTCGCTGGCTTGGTGCACTGCTTTGTGAGATATCATCGAGAAAGTACAGAAAGAAGGTGATATCCTCTTTCTTATTTATATAAGGATAGAGTTCCTTCAGCATTGTTTCAATGTGCAGAAGAATATTGGTATCCGAACCATCCTGTGCGATGGATTCTCTTACGTAGGTAGAAACGGTTTGTATCAGCGCAGGCAGGGAATCCGGCTGTGTTAGCGGATCTGTTAGCTCCTTTACCTGTCTGCGTACCTGTTCTGCATCCTCCTCCAGCTTCTGCAGCTTTGTAAGCTCAACTGTATCCAGAATATGTCCCTGCTCTGTAATGCCTTGCAGGTGGTCAAAGGGTTCCTTGATATCACAGGAGAATACATCGAGATAATCCTTCAGCTTTTGCAGCTGCTCTATGTGGAAAACTCCACAGTCCAGGACATTGCGCAGGGAATCTGTGTCCGGTTTTAAATAATAGGAAAAAAGAGCGGAAAAACGGTGCGGAATGATGCTGGAGCGGGAATCCTGCAGGAGGGTGTAGGGGATATGATAACGCTGAAATATCTGTGCAAGTATTGGTTTATAGGATGTATTAGCCAGAGTGATATGCAGTGTGTCCGCATCCAGATCATGGTCGATGATGTACTGGGCGCAGGCTTCAATTTCCTGCCGCTTGTTGACTGCATGAAAAAAGGAAACTGTTGGTTCATATGTTGCAGGCTTTATACGGTGTGCCCCCTGTTGAACAAGCTGCTGTATGAGCTGTTCCTCCTCCAGGG comes from the Erysipelotrichaceae bacterium 66202529 genome and includes:
- a CDS encoding AAA family ATPase; the protein is MPEWNPMQLKAIQTKERNILVSASAGSGKTTVLIARLMDLVMKDHVSIDSILAMTFTEAAANEMKKRLATELQSAMLTAQTEDEKAYITRQLTSIQTAHISTIHSFCLSIIQEYYYILGLDPQRIKSIMDNGTMVLFQQQALEEAFAKQYQLQDPVFLQLCQMFSARAENDDALRSMIMNLAVLASSKSNPNEWLDSLAENYRDKKLLEELPKEVYENFFEYLHVEASRYEETLTRIDELYRLKYDDQVKKHAIVEQKLLAVKDLKDALQQQDYQAYRTAFLAIVHAVVPPSPDKEDKEYARLRKGLLGLEDAQLDILFSEDEFMRDIRYLYPYVKKLVEMCQDYRSVYARTKEEHKVIDFDDMEHFALEILQAKGGQVADLYRDKFVEIMVDEFQDSNDVQNQLVMLICRKNNVFRVGDIKQSIYGFRHAKPALMKGLIDHRGVYDEVIYLSNNYRSKKMIVDFNNDLFKQLMNIDGFSCSYAKEDDVETGVPAQLEGNVPICFHAVFHNEIKEAEGLIVSKNELKASYIANQILEIREREQRKWKDFVVLVRGNARKDDMKKIFDELNIPYFIDIKYGFYQSNAVQVILSAMKCILHPHDDISFTATLLSPLFQKSTMDLAEAKLQKEKGQSYYSWYCEHPFPGFEQLQEFVHQGNKLRISELINQLYELKDYYRLHTTIQEKTNLDLLFEKAVQFEDQYATGLSSFLSQIEQIKDAQTAEAIPIGSEADVVRVMSIHQSKGLQFPVVFLWSTDKQTPIEFKDFCISDSELGLAMKAMDLPKRYVRTTVARIAMEHKKDKEELEEEMRILYVATTRAQTQMHIVDCILDLDTYRHPLSMSGVYNRNGYTSWILQTFLCNPSPLFTIKEVHRLWQSEVQSVEKAAYHPFKVYEKPSGTIELVTASAQETRELPAFTFDEATQGSIYGTMMHKMIERLATPPWNRDDIITTAADLSMDLKKWDIQTLLQLGKDSDYLQACTGNVHHEMPFMVKDEAQILHGYMDFVSFQEESITIIDFKTDSLNDDQEFRKRYKGQLAMYKKAMQILYPDHSVQTYIYSLHLHKMIFIK